CTTAGATTCAGATTAATGAGATAAAGACTTGAAATTTGACCACCAATATACCATCGTTAATCTGATATGATACAGTTCGATTGGAAAGGCTCTGACATCTGAAATTACAGGAAAACAAATGTAAGGAATGCACATCTGAACCCACCAATGCACCCAATTTAAGCTAAAATCTGAGTCATATATCTATTCATCTGATGTTAAAATGACTCACAGGTCAACAGAATTTGGATGTCACTGCTAagtttcatttaattcaattcaaatttttttgtatagtgcttttaacaatgcacaTGGACaatgtctcaaatcagctttacagcaaaaagtacaaaacagTTAACTTTATacaaagatttaataaaaaattcaagattaatattgcactttaatttaaatatgtttgtgtttatccccaatgaataagcctgaggtgactgtggtgactgtggcaaggaaaaactcccttagatggaagacgaagaaaccttgagagggaccggactcaaaggggaaccttatcctcatttgggtaatagtttgattataaactgttataaacaccataagtgtgttactgtgaataATGCTCTTACTACAATCTTATGCACTTCAAagattgtgtatttattaggaggttgttgtcctcagagaccaaTAAGTCTTGGTTTCTCTTGTGGTGTAGACTGTCTACCTTTCAATGGTTAATTTTAGCTTACCAACTAagggttttatatattttatataaaataacataatagGCTGCTTGGTGGTCCAGCCTCAAGATCCTGTTCTCTCATTGCCATGGGAATTgcacataaaacctgtgccaaataaAATATGTGGACCATATGATCCCCTGTGGCAACCCCGAACAGGGAGTAGCCGAAAGACCCACATATAACATGACAAAACAGGTTGCATTTTTCAACTTACCTCTTCAAAGAGCTCCAAGCTGTAGGTGTTATCATCATCACCGAAGTAGACAATGCCTGTTTGAGTGCTGTTGGGGCTGAAGGTCTCCCGTAACCACCGGAGAGCCAGGTTCCTCTGCATGGTTCCCCGTGGGATTCTGGGATCCCGTGCATCCCCTCGTAGCTTGTAGTTCCGAGGAGTCTCGACATTTAGATGTGTGTAGTTGAGGCCTGTCTCTCTCAGCAGACGTGTGACCAGCGGCGTCCTCCTCTGTGCATCCTCCACCAGGATCCAATGCAGGTTGGGGACGTGCAGGAAGGTGTTGGCGAGCCGAGTGAGCTCAGCTTTCTGCACTGGCCGGCTGTAAGTTGGTGTGATTACATGGATGGTGGGCAGGGCGTCGGACCACGGAGGCGGCCGTGTGTACACGTACTCGGTGCGCACAACCTCCACTATGTCCTTATCAGAGGAGCAGAACTCCTTTGAGTCGCTTGTTTGGCTTCCTGCATCGCGTCTGCCTTCACCAGTTCCATCATCTACaggaacagagaaagagaattcAGGCATTAGCACGCCCCGGAGCTGCTCTCGCTATTTCTGACACATGCCAAGATCCCAAGAGGAGTACCTGACAGGCGATGCCGTTGGACCATTAGCCGCTCGGGTATGATAAAGATCTCTTTAACTAGATGGTGACAAGCTGGAAAGAGTGAAAGTAGGCAATGTAAGAGGGCAACACCCTCAATCTCAGACCTGATGCAAGTCGTCACATTTTCACCAATAAAGATTTTGGAAAGCACTGTGTTAGCATCCAAGCTCAGGAGTAGAGTTGGATGACTTGAACAAATAtaatcatttacacactcaATGATCATGAAACATAAGATCTGTCTTGCTTAgtgattaattaataatttaattaaacatattaaataaaaaattacacagAAAGGTTAAATATAAGCAATTAGTAGTAAATCTAACCCACTCTGGTGTTTGTTAGCAATAGTAAGCAGGGAGCAGGTTTAACTAACATAATGTAATGCAATAAACCTATTGCCAATATCAAATTTTATagaattaacattaataaaataatcaagtCAGTGAGTAGAGATGAAATCCAAAAGTATAGTAACAGCAAGTCCAATTCAATAGATGAATATGGGATGAAACATCAAAATGTCagcttttatttcttgatatttCTACTTAGATATGTTAAACAACTGAGAAATGTTAAGAACATGGCACCATTTTTAAACCCAGCCATTTTCATTAAGATTAAAATTACGTTACAAGATTAAAATTCACGTTACCTAGGTGTGTCCTGCAAGACAGAttcataataattaaataattaatagctCAGAATGTCTACTCTTGGATAGAGCCCTACTGTAGGTTTCACCTGTAAAGACTGCACTTACTAttaaaaaggataaaccaacatgaagaccaaagagctgtggGGATAAAGGTGAGCCTTTTTGAATCTTATGAAAAACATGTCAGAGGCATGTTGTACAAGCATTGCGCATAGCCAGTATCACAATTTGGTActaaaaaccagacagtgaaCAGGTCAGACAACaggaaaacaacagcagctGATTACAGGAATATTGTTAGAACTTTAGAACTGTTAAGATAAATCCAACCACCAATGGGCAGGGGTCAAGGTATCACAGTgcatctcactctcactcattcattcattcattcatcttctaccgcttatccgaactacctcgggtcacggggagcctgtgcctatctcaggcgtcattgggcatcaaggcaggatacaccctgaacggagtgccaacccatcgcagggcacacacacgctcattcactcacgcaatcatacactacggataattttccagagatgccgatcaacctaccatgcatgtctttggaccgggggaggaaaccggagtacccggaggaaaccccgaggcactgggagaacatgcaaactccacacacacaaggtggaggcgggaatcgaacccccaaccctggaggtgtgaggcgaatgtgctaaccactaagccaccgtgcccccttcacAGTGCATCTTTTGAAAGCAATAGAATCAATAGAGAACTTAGAGAACTATAGACTAAATACTATAAGATGCAAACCACTCATTAGCAGTAAGAATAAGAAGACCAGATAAGAATTTACAAAGAATTAAAGAGATGAGCCACAGAAGGTCTGAAATCAAGAGGAACCTCTACTAAAATTATGGAATTTGCTTAGAATTGAAAACATACATGCTCATCTgcgaaacatggtggtggtagtgtcatggcttgggcttgcatgaATGATCTGTAACATTCTCGTTAATCAGATCAGAATCAATTCAGAtgtctacagaaacattttgtCTGCCAATTTTGagagaaatgcatccaatctAATTGGGAGaaacttcatcatgcagcaagacgatgacccaaaacacattgGTAACACAACAAATGACTTCATCAGGGAAAAAAGCAGAAGGCTTGAGACTGGGCAAGTCAATCACTGGACCTGAACCCAATCGAGCATTGCACCTCCTGAAGAGGAGCATGAATGGAGAACCTTcacaaaacaaaggaaaactaaaaaaagcctgaaaaagaaaagccCTACAAAAGAAGAACACAACATTTTTGTGAAGTCATTGGACCACCAGCATGATGCACTTATTGCAAGCAAGCAATATGCACCCAAgtattatatgttaattacttCCATTaattaaaaaccttttagttTAACACTTTTCCTTAACAAAACATTTGTGGCTTGTTCTAAAGTTCTTTAACACATCGTGATACacatatcaggaaatgaaagctgaaccTTTGAGCTGTAGTTTTCCACTAATTTGATCTTAAACCCATATTATATTTCCAGTGCAGAGCACAAACGTGCCGTTGCAATACTTTCAGAGATAACTGTATTGTTTTCAGCATGAAAATCTCCACCTATCATACATtctactcctcacacacttcGCTGCCTATAAAGAAGAACTAAGAAAAGGTTAATCAGAAATTTaaaaatcagtgtttatcaTCGTCCGTCTTAATGCGTTAAGagtagttgtttttttgttttagaacaCTGACATCATCCGGCATTGTCATCAGAGTTATACAGTATGACATAAGTACACAAGGTGTCTAAGTGTATATGAGTAACCTGATGTGATGTTTGTTGAAAGCATGGAATATTCTGGAATTATTCAGGAGATGAGACTATAGTGGTGCAGCATGTCTTAGCGTTAGCTCTGCTTCTGTTTGAAACGTAGGACAGAATGACAAATCAGTATGGACAGCAGCGGAGCTGACCCGAGACCTGAACCAGAAATCTGATAACCGGCTCTGATAACACAAGAGATTAAAATGTTTCAGAGTTCTTTGGCTACTACAGTTCAAGGTACTAAAGAGATTAGCCTGATGACTTTCGCCATGAACAAGTTTAGATTTCAGTCAGGTAAATGAGTAAAGAGTGAGAGATTGCTGTCAGAGTAGAGCAAATATCAGCAAGTTTTACTGAGACTGAATGAAAGAAATTGcttaactgcaaaaaaaaaagaaaaaaagaaaatgtatctGTGTCACTGATCTCGTTCAAAACGTCAATAGCACTGTTCACTTCAGAGACTTTCCAAAATTTTGCTGggacataaaaatatttatttatttatttttgctgcagGTCTAAATGacatactttaaaaataatagacGAGATTAAAAAGACCGTTGAATATATactattattaatgattattaatgtttcattatactgtaaataGAAGGAACGTTTTCAGTCAAAGATACGTAGTtctttactttaataaatacagattttataTTGATACATATTGAAATTATGCTAAAAGAGATCGTAACAAGCTGACGTTAGCAGTGCGCTTAAGTCAAGAGGGAAATTGAGGACCGTCTATTGAGCATTCGAATGGAGCAGGAGTTTACTGatagtgtgtgattaatgtACAAACTGTAGGAAGGAAAACAACCAgttgaatatttgaatattttggtGAATGAGTCATTttggtcatttaaaaaaaaaacaaagaggtcTGATTACCCTTTCGGATGGCGAGCAGGGGCGCGATGGCGCTCTGGTGCCAAACAGTGATGAGCAGAGTCCAAGGTAACACGATTAACACGATGGCAAGAATGTCTCTTCTCTTCGGCATCTCCAGGGTTGTTTCTGTGTTAACAGAAATTtgtgtattattacatttaGATCGCATAGAGAGCTACATATGAAGTCCCTACAAATtagtcgttactatagaaatgccttttgaccaatcagaacaaagAATACACTCAAGCTCATTGTTGTAATAAGTTATaataactctacagtaaaagtTATTATAGCTGAACATGAACAAGGGGTGTGACATAACCTTATAATGAAAGCATTAGTTTTTACCTTGGCAAAAACCTGTAACATTGCTGACTGAATGTATGATCAAGtacactgtgttgtgtgtgtgtgtgtgtatatatgtgtgtttatagggTATACCATCTCTTACCCGTGGTTATAAGCAATGGACAAATGTGTGTTGGATGTGCAGCTGCAAAAGCCGCTTGTTAGAGATCTCGCACCGGGCCATCATTGCCCAGGTCATCTTATACAGCAGAGAATacctacaatacacacacacacacacacacacacacacacacacacacacacacacacacacacacaaacacacacacaaagattaaGGTTAGTGTTCATACAATTTTTACAACTTTCAAACACTGCTCTTGTTCATTTAAATGCAACTTTCTATTGCGATAAATTCAAACATTGGAATATTTCTATTCATCCGTCCTCCCACTGCCTCACAACTACCAGTTTATCAGATTAAATGCTAATGCGAATTACTCTTGGAAATTTTGTTTGTGCAAA
Above is a window of Tachysurus vachellii isolate PV-2020 chromosome 9, HZAU_Pvac_v1, whole genome shotgun sequence DNA encoding:
- the b3gat1a gene encoding galactosylgalactosylxylosylprotein 3-beta-glucuronosyltransferase 1 isoform X1, which translates into the protein MPKRRDILAIVLIVLPWTLLITVWHQSAIAPLLAIRKACHHLVKEIFIIPERLMVQRHRLSDDGTGEGRRDAGSQTSDSKEFCSSDKDIVEVVRTEYVYTRPPPWSDALPTIHVITPTYSRPVQKAELTRLANTFLHVPNLHWILVEDAQRRTPLVTRLLRETGLNYTHLNVETPRNYKLRGDARDPRIPRGTMQRNLALRWLRETFSPNSTQTGIVYFGDDDNTYSLELFEEMRSTRKVSVWPVAFVGGLRYESPKVNAAGKVYGWKTVFDPHRPFAIDMAGFAINLRLILFKPQAYFKLRGVKGGYQESSLLRELVTLNDLEPKAANCTKILVWHTRTEKPVLVNEGKKGFTDPNVEI
- the b3gat1a gene encoding galactosylgalactosylxylosylprotein 3-beta-glucuronosyltransferase 1 isoform X2; translation: MPKRRDILAIVLIVLPWTLLITVWHQSAIAPLLAIRKDDGTGEGRRDAGSQTSDSKEFCSSDKDIVEVVRTEYVYTRPPPWSDALPTIHVITPTYSRPVQKAELTRLANTFLHVPNLHWILVEDAQRRTPLVTRLLRETGLNYTHLNVETPRNYKLRGDARDPRIPRGTMQRNLALRWLRETFSPNSTQTGIVYFGDDDNTYSLELFEEMRSTRKVSVWPVAFVGGLRYESPKVNAAGKVYGWKTVFDPHRPFAIDMAGFAINLRLILFKPQAYFKLRGVKGGYQESSLLRELVTLNDLEPKAANCTKILVWHTRTEKPVLVNEGKKGFTDPNVEI